CGCGGCGCAGCTCGTGGCCGAACTGACCGGAACCCTCGCGTCGTGAGCGTGCCCGCCGCGGTGCACGGGGGCCTGCTGCTGGTGGACAAGCCGGCCGGCGTGACGTCGTTCGCGGTGGTCGACCATGTGCGCCGCGAGCTGGTGCGCGCCCATCCGGAACTGGCGCCGCGGCGCCGCCGGGGCGGCGGTCCCCGGCCGCCGCGCTACAAGTGCGGCCACGCGGGCACCCTCGATCCCCTGGCCACGGGCCTGCTGCTGGTGCTCGTGGGCAAGGGCAGTCGCCTGTCCCACTTCCTGCTGGGCCTCGACAAGTCGTACGCCGCGACGGTGCGCCTCGGTGTGGCCACCGACTCCCTCGACGCCGACGGCGAGGTGACGGCGACGGCGCCGCTGCCGGCGGGGCCGGAGGCGGTGGCGGCCGTGCTCGACCGGTTCCGCGGCGAGATCGACCAGGTGCCGCCCCTGGTCAGCGCCCTCAAGCGCGACGGCCAACCCCTTTACAAACTGGCGCGATCGGGCAAGGATGTTCCGGCGCCCGCGGCGCGCCCGGTGCGCATCGCATCCCTGGCGCTGACCGCCGCGCGGTGGGGCGCCGACACGGCCGACATCGACCTGCACGTGGCGTGCGGCAGCGGCACTTACATCCGCTCCCTGGCGCGGGACGTGGCCGAGGCCGCGGGCACGCTGGGCCACGTGACGGCCCTGCGGCGGCTGACGATCGGACCCTTCGACGTGGCCGACGCCGTGGCGGGCGTGATGGACCTGGACGGCGCGGCCCTGGCGTCGCGCCTGCGGCCGCTGGAAGCCGCCCTGCCGCACCTGCCGCGCCTGGCGGTGGCGGCCGACGAGGCGGCGCGGATCCGGCTGGGGGGCCAGCCCGAGAGCGCGTGGCTGCCGCGGCTCGACGGCGCGCCGTACGACGCCGGCGACAAGGGGCGGCTGTTCCGCATCTGCGGTCCGGACGGCGGGCTGGTGGCGGTGGGATGCCTCGACGAGGAGACGGGAGCCCCGCGCCTGGCCGTGGGCATTCCGGCGAACGCGGCGGACGACGCCGACGCGGACCGAACGGAGCGGTGACGTGCGACTGATCCGACTGACCTCCGAATACATCGACGAGCTCATCGGCGGGCGCATCGGACGGCGCGGTCCGCTGCTGGAGAGCTGCGCCCTGACCCTGGGCAGCTTCGACGGCCTGCACCGGGGGCACATGGCGCTCATCCGCGCCGTGCAGGCCAGCCGGCGGGAGCGGGGCCTGGCCGCCGGGGCCGTGTTCACCTTCATGCAGCATCCGCGCCTCGTGCTCGATCCCGGGCCGGAGCCCTTCCTGCTCACCACCTGGCGCGAGAAGCTGAGCGTCCT
This sequence is a window from bacterium. Protein-coding genes within it:
- the truB gene encoding tRNA pseudouridine(55) synthase TruB codes for the protein MSVPAAVHGGLLLVDKPAGVTSFAVVDHVRRELVRAHPELAPRRRRGGGPRPPRYKCGHAGTLDPLATGLLLVLVGKGSRLSHFLLGLDKSYAATVRLGVATDSLDADGEVTATAPLPAGPEAVAAVLDRFRGEIDQVPPLVSALKRDGQPLYKLARSGKDVPAPAARPVRIASLALTAARWGADTADIDLHVACGSGTYIRSLARDVAEAAGTLGHVTALRRLTIGPFDVADAVAGVMDLDGAALASRLRPLEAALPHLPRLAVAADEAARIRLGGQPESAWLPRLDGAPYDAGDKGRLFRICGPDGGLVAVGCLDEETGAPRLAVGIPANAADDADADRTER